The following proteins are co-located in the Paenibacillus sp. JNUCC32 genome:
- the mnmG gene encoding tRNA uridine-5-carboxymethylaminomethyl(34) synthesis enzyme MnmG produces the protein MSYMGGTYDVIVVGAGHAGCEAALASARMGAETLMVTINLDMVAFMPCNPSIGGPAKGHVVREIDALGGEMGRNIDKTFIQMRMLNTGKGPAVHALRAQADKFSYQHTMKETMEKEEKLTLRQGMVDQLIVEDGVCVGIVTQTGTEYRAKAVVLTTGTYLRGKVIMGELMYESGPNNQQPSVKLAHNLRELGFDLVRFKTGTPPRVHKDTIDFSKTEIQPGDEKPKFFSYETKSSDNEQLPCWLTYTSVDTHKIINDNLHRAPMFSGVIEGTGPRYCPSIEDKIVRFADKPKHQIFLEPEGKNTKEYYVQGLSTSMPEDVQLAVLRSIPGMEKVEMMRNGYAIEYDAMVPTQLWPSLETKKLPGLFTAGQINGTSGYEEAAGQGIMAGINAARKVQGKEPVILDRSQGYIGVLIDDLVTKGTNEPYRLLTSRAEYRLLLRHDNADLRLTEIGHDIGLISEERYAKFVLKKQLVEQEIERLRQTKVKPVEVNAMLEAAGSAPIVDGSNMLTILRRPEITFAMVESLSPSPYELDEEMKEQVEIQIKYAGYIEKQLGHVEKLQKMEKKRIPEDIVYDEINGLAMEARQKLNKIRPISIGQASRIAGVTPADISILLVYLEHYNRVTAAKG, from the coding sequence ATGAGTTATATGGGTGGCACTTATGACGTGATTGTAGTCGGTGCGGGCCATGCCGGTTGCGAGGCTGCACTGGCGTCCGCGCGTATGGGTGCTGAAACGTTGATGGTTACCATCAACCTGGATATGGTTGCTTTTATGCCTTGTAACCCGTCCATTGGAGGTCCTGCCAAAGGACATGTCGTACGCGAAATCGACGCGCTGGGCGGAGAAATGGGCCGCAATATCGATAAAACCTTCATTCAAATGCGCATGTTGAATACGGGTAAAGGTCCGGCCGTCCACGCGCTGCGCGCTCAAGCGGACAAGTTTTCTTATCAGCATACGATGAAAGAAACGATGGAGAAGGAAGAGAAGCTTACCCTTCGTCAGGGTATGGTGGATCAGCTCATCGTGGAGGATGGCGTGTGCGTGGGGATCGTGACGCAGACAGGTACGGAATATCGCGCGAAAGCCGTTGTGCTGACAACCGGTACGTATTTGCGCGGTAAAGTCATTATGGGCGAACTCATGTATGAGAGCGGTCCGAACAATCAACAGCCTTCGGTAAAACTTGCGCATAACCTGCGCGAGCTTGGATTCGATCTTGTTCGCTTCAAAACAGGCACGCCGCCGCGGGTGCATAAGGATACGATTGATTTCTCCAAGACCGAAATTCAGCCTGGGGATGAGAAGCCTAAGTTCTTCTCTTACGAAACGAAATCCTCCGACAATGAGCAGCTTCCTTGCTGGTTGACGTATACGTCGGTGGATACGCATAAGATCATCAATGACAACCTTCATCGCGCGCCGATGTTCTCTGGCGTTATAGAAGGAACGGGTCCGCGTTATTGCCCGTCCATTGAGGACAAGATCGTTCGTTTTGCCGACAAGCCGAAACATCAGATTTTCCTGGAGCCTGAAGGTAAAAATACAAAAGAATACTACGTGCAAGGTCTATCCACCAGCATGCCTGAGGATGTTCAGCTTGCGGTGCTTCGTTCCATTCCTGGAATGGAGAAGGTAGAAATGATGCGTAACGGTTATGCGATTGAGTATGATGCCATGGTGCCGACGCAGCTGTGGCCATCTCTGGAAACCAAGAAGCTGCCGGGCCTGTTCACGGCCGGTCAGATCAATGGTACCTCGGGATATGAAGAGGCGGCAGGCCAAGGTATTATGGCTGGAATCAATGCGGCACGTAAAGTGCAGGGCAAAGAGCCAGTCATTCTGGATCGCTCCCAGGGTTATATTGGAGTGCTGATCGATGACCTGGTGACTAAAGGGACTAACGAGCCTTATCGTTTGCTCACCTCCCGTGCAGAATACCGTCTGCTGCTCCGTCATGACAATGCCGATCTGCGACTTACCGAAATCGGTCATGACATCGGACTGATCTCGGAAGAGCGTTATGCCAAATTCGTGCTGAAGAAGCAGCTCGTTGAGCAGGAGATCGAACGTCTTCGTCAAACGAAGGTGAAGCCGGTTGAGGTGAATGCGATGCTGGAAGCCGCCGGGTCAGCACCGATCGTGGACGGAAGCAATATGCTGACCATTTTGCGTCGTCCGGAGATTACGTTTGCCATGGTTGAGTCGCTCTCGCCGTCTCCTTACGAGCTGGATGAGGAAATGAAGGAGCAAGTCGAAATTCAAATCAAATATGCGGGTTATATTGAGAAACAGCTGGGACATGTGGAAAAGCTGCAGAAGATGGAGAAGAAACGCATTCCGGAGGATATCGTTTACGACGAGATCAACGGACTGGCCATGGAGGCTCGGCAGAAGCTGAACAAAATCCGTCCGATTTCCATCGGCCAGGCATCGCGCATTGCCGGCGTAACGCCAGCGGATATTTCGATACTTCTCGTTTATCTGGAGCATTATAACCGTGTAACCGCAGCGAAAGGATAA
- the mnmE gene encoding tRNA uridine-5-carboxymethylaminomethyl(34) synthesis GTPase MnmE has translation MFSDTIAAISTAVGEGGIAIIRVSGPDSVREVERIFKSKNKLTQVESHTVHYGHIVDPNTGENLEEVLVTVMRAPRSFTTEDVVEISAHGGVISVKRVMDLLLQLNIRLAEPGEFTKRAFLNGRIDLSQAEAVMDLIRSKSDRAFSVALKQVEGTLSRKINELRHTLVETLAHIEVNIDYPEHDVESLTSEFIKEKSKLVMGEIDKLLKTAQEGKILREGITTAIVGRPNVGKSSLLNTLAQDNRAIVTDIPGTTRDVIEEFVTINNIPLKLLDTAGIRETMDVVEQIGVERSKHAVNEADLILLVLNASEPLHQDELELMEQIRGRQCIVIMNKMDLPSNLDLDILHRYYPDELIVPMSVKAQEGIDRLEEAISNLFFSGQIEGGDLTYVSNVRHIALLKKSKQSLQDAYDAAEQLIPIDMIQIDVRMAWEQLSEILGEAVGDSLIDQIFSQFCLGK, from the coding sequence ATGTTTAGCGATACGATTGCAGCCATTTCTACGGCAGTCGGTGAAGGCGGCATCGCGATTATTCGCGTCAGCGGGCCGGACTCCGTTCGGGAAGTGGAGCGTATATTCAAAAGTAAAAACAAGCTAACGCAGGTGGAATCCCATACCGTTCATTATGGTCATATTGTGGATCCGAATACGGGGGAAAACCTGGAAGAGGTGCTCGTGACCGTAATGCGTGCCCCTCGTTCGTTCACGACCGAGGATGTCGTGGAGATCAGCGCCCATGGCGGCGTCATCTCCGTGAAGCGGGTCATGGACCTGCTGCTTCAATTAAACATCCGTTTGGCGGAGCCCGGAGAATTTACGAAACGGGCCTTCTTAAATGGCCGGATAGATTTGTCTCAGGCCGAGGCCGTCATGGACCTGATCCGTTCGAAATCGGACCGTGCCTTCTCCGTTGCCCTCAAGCAGGTCGAAGGTACGTTATCCCGCAAAATCAACGAGCTGCGCCATACCCTGGTCGAAACGCTGGCCCATATCGAAGTGAATATCGATTATCCCGAGCATGACGTGGAGTCGCTCACCTCGGAATTCATTAAAGAGAAAAGCAAACTGGTGATGGGGGAAATCGATAAACTGCTCAAGACCGCGCAAGAAGGGAAAATTCTGCGGGAAGGGATTACGACTGCCATTGTCGGACGTCCTAACGTGGGCAAATCCTCGCTTCTGAACACGCTGGCCCAGGATAATCGGGCGATTGTCACGGATATACCGGGCACGACTCGCGATGTGATCGAGGAATTTGTCACCATTAACAATATTCCGTTGAAGCTGCTGGATACCGCAGGCATTCGGGAGACGATGGATGTGGTGGAGCAGATCGGCGTGGAACGATCCAAGCATGCGGTAAACGAGGCGGATCTCATTCTGCTCGTGCTGAATGCCAGCGAGCCGCTTCATCAGGATGAATTGGAATTGATGGAACAAATACGCGGTAGACAATGCATTGTCATTATGAATAAAATGGACTTACCGTCTAATCTCGATCTGGACATTCTCCATCGGTATTATCCCGATGAATTGATCGTTCCGATGTCGGTGAAGGCGCAGGAGGGGATTGACCGGCTGGAAGAGGCGATATCGAACCTGTTCTTCAGCGGCCAGATTGAAGGCGGGGATTTGACTTATGTGAGCAACGTGCGGCATATCGCCTTGTTGAAGAAATCCAAGCAGTCCCTGCAGGATGCCTACGACGCGGCCGAACAGCTCATACCGATCGACATGATTCAAATCGATGTGAGAATGGCCTGGGAACAGTTAAGCGAGATCCTGGGCGAGGCGGTTGGCGATTCGCTCATCGATCAAATTTTTTCACAGTTTTGCTTGGGTAAATAA
- the jag gene encoding RNA-binding cell elongation regulator Jag/EloR, with product MSKIVATGKTIEDAVAQGLARLGVSQDRVSVEVLSQPSRGFLGLFGVKEAKVELTLLPDGAGGEPSVKEVSPSGTQAVPAKTVQVSHASVATQAAPAGTAIAESPGTASLEGKDPYQEAIAFLIETGQAMGLDISVEMEKGKDFTTLQISGAGLGLMIGRRGQTLDALQYLANIVANRYSDSYLRIVLDAENFRDRRKKTLEDLADRLAGRVLKTRKEIVLEPMPAAERKVIHAKLQSHGAVKTYSKGEEPNRRVVITPKSS from the coding sequence ATGAGTAAAATCGTCGCAACAGGAAAAACCATTGAAGATGCTGTCGCACAAGGGCTGGCCCGCTTGGGTGTAAGTCAAGACCGTGTATCGGTTGAAGTATTGAGTCAGCCATCAAGAGGATTCCTGGGCCTGTTCGGGGTCAAGGAAGCGAAAGTCGAACTAACGCTCCTGCCTGACGGTGCCGGCGGCGAACCATCTGTGAAGGAAGTTTCTCCTTCGGGTACGCAAGCTGTTCCGGCCAAAACGGTTCAGGTCTCTCATGCCTCCGTGGCGACGCAGGCAGCGCCTGCGGGCACCGCGATTGCCGAGAGCCCCGGAACAGCTTCCCTTGAAGGCAAGGACCCTTACCAGGAAGCCATCGCCTTTCTTATCGAAACTGGACAAGCCATGGGGCTTGATATCTCGGTTGAGATGGAGAAGGGAAAAGACTTTACGACGCTTCAAATTTCCGGAGCCGGACTCGGACTGATGATCGGCCGCCGGGGCCAGACGTTGGATGCACTTCAGTATTTGGCGAATATCGTAGCGAATCGGTACTCCGATAGTTATCTGCGCATCGTACTGGATGCCGAGAACTTCCGCGACCGCCGCAAGAAGACGCTGGAGGATCTGGCCGATCGATTGGCGGGGCGGGTCCTGAAGACCCGCAAAGAGATTGTGCTTGAGCCTATGCCTGCTGCGGAACGGAAGGTAATTCACGCCAAACTCCAGTCCCATGGAGCCGTGAAGACGTACAGCAAGGGCGAAGAGCCGAACCGGCGGGTTGTCATCACGCCCAAGTCGTCCTAA